ATCAAGGGTTGAAATTAAAAGACACGACGCTACGTGCTGCACTGTAGGTAGCAAGCAGGCAAGCAATCATCGTTGTGCAATATCAAACGGTCTATTTCTTTCTAAAGCGCCCCTGAAGCCAGCAGCGGTACATCTTAATCTTCTCAGCTCTATTAACGAGCAGTCTCCGGTCAACGCCGAGTTTCTCAATCGTAAATCGTGGCACACCGGGCTCTTCGGAGTTTTCCCCAGCGTCCGGTCCAGACCAGATGCCTGCAAGTTCATCTTGGTCAAAAAAGTACACGCGTGTTCCGTCTCCGCGGATGTAAAAGTTTTCTTCCAGGTAACGCCCCTTTCGAAAGCGGACTTGAGCGAGATCCCCTCTTCCATAATCTCGGAAGCAGACCAAGCCTCCAGGCTTCAAAACTTTATAAACGTTCCGTACTGCCTGTGCCCATTCCCGGGGAGACAATGCGGAAAATACGAAAATCATAATGGCCAGGTCTACAGTACCCTCTTCGAGGTCGGGTGGGAGGGTCTCTCCAGCAACGTCCCAGACATCAGCTTGGATGTGCTTGGGATCATAGGATTCGCTTTTGCGCATAACTTCTACGGCTTGCTTAGAAAAGTCGCAGGCATGGATCTTCAAGAGTGGGTTCTTATTATTGGCCAGGACTGGGAAAGCGGTGTTACCCGCGCCTGCACCAATCTCGAGTATGAGTTGTGGTCCAGCATCCTCTTTGGTCACGTCAGCCAAGATGGGAAACTCTTGTTGAAGCCACTTGCGGTCCTTGAAGAAATTCGCCGTATTGTTTTTGTAGAATTTGTTCCACCACATGGCCGGGTTGGTATTAAACCTGGCTGAATACACATGTTAGCGCCATGGTATGTAAAGGATGTATACAAGAATAAATAATAGATTTGGTATATCAGATGGGAGCGAAAGAAGTGAAGGTAAGTTTTCATCAGAATATTCAGATGAACTATGCATTAGGATTGTGTATCATCATGATACCGAGctgaggagaaaaaagaaaaaggcaaaaactTACTCTTGTCAAAATCAGAGACTGGAGACTGACGCTGCTTCTCCAACTGGCCCTCAGCATACAGTTTGTACGCATCGTCAGTCTCAACGTGGTCCCAAGCATTGAACTCGAAGACGTCGTCTCCGGCCTCCAGATAGCGGCTACCAAATTGGAAAGGATCGCTTCGCTTCAGGTTTTTGGCCGGATCATGCGACCGGTGGGATGGTTTATCGGTCTGAGCCTCAGCAGCTTCAACGGCctcagccgccgccttgAGGGTGGCCATATCCTCCAGCCCAgaggcagtggcagtggcagctGCACTGCCCGCTTCGGGGTCGATCATCGCCGCGGATCCGACAACGCATAGAGTTCTTCACAAGGAGACTCGCGATTGCCCTTCTCGCTGCCAGCAGCGAAATTCACCCCTACAAAGCGACGTTTCtcgagaaaagaaaaaagagaatggactggagagaagaggaaaaaagaagaaaaaaaaaaacatttgCTGAGTGCTAAAATAAGTTGCAAGGTGGGCAAGGTGGGGTTTGGCAAGTGTTAGATGATTGGCTGATCTTGTCGGCGCCGGAAATTCCCGTTCTCCGGTTGAGCTTGTCTAAGAGCAGGTGGGGAGTGTGGTAAAAGTGGAGCACACCTTAATAGCAGTGCGATAGCATCATGGCGAACATCTGTTAATAACTTCTGGGCTTGGTAACCGTTTAGCTCTTGAGAGACGCAAGAagctccatcaccaaccGTCGCTGTCGTTATCGGCTCTCATACGCAGCTTGCTTACAGAGCATCAAATCCTTAGCCGTCAATTGTCCTCATATCTCGTCACCACATCGCTCTCAATACCTTCACAATGCCGTCGCTACTACTTCGACCTCATGCCACTCTCTCCCATGCCGAAGCCCTACAGGTCGCGCAGCAAGCTCCTGAATTTCTACGCAAGAACCCTGCATCATACTCTGCATCGCCATTCTTTTCATTATTCTCTCCGCCTGAGAGCTCCAACACGTGGACAATATACGAGAATCTTCTACTGGCCTGCCTAAGAACCGGCGATAATACAACGGCACACCAATGTCTCGAAAGATTGGTGGTCCGGTTCGGGGCTAGTGATGAGCGCGTTACAGCACTTCAGGGTTTAGTGAAGGAGGCCGAAGCAACAAACGATAGCGAGCTTGAAAAGGTGTTGAAGGAGTACGAGGAAATCTTGGCCAAGGATAACACCAATGTGGTGAGCATTGCAAAGCTTCAACAAAATGGATATTAGGACTGACCATGAACAGCCAATCTCCAAAAGGAGGATTGCGTTACTGCGTGCGATGGGTAAAACATCCGAGTCGATTGAAGCTCTGGTACAGTTCCTGGATTTCTCATCCACCGATGCAGAGGCCTGGATGGAGCTGGCAGACTTGTATCTTTCTCAAGGCCTATACGCGCAAGCCATCTATGCCCAAGAGGAGGCACTCATCATAGCGCCGAATGCATGGAATGTGAGTTTTACCTTTTGAAAGGAAATATGCTATATAAAGGAGCCATTACTGATACACCTTTTCTTGTTGTAGCTCCATGCCCGCTTGGGCGAAGTCCTTTTGATGGCTGCAGAGTCTGGGAATGAGGGTAACCCTCAAAACTATCTGGCGGAGAGCTTAAAACGCTTTTGCCGAAGCATTGAACTCTCCGATGATTACTTACGAGGCTACTATGGACTGAAACGGGTAAGAAGTCTAAAGGCCGTCTCTAATGTTAGGCTGCTAACGCTTGCAATAGGTCACCGATAAGCTCCTCGATGCAAACTCAAAGGGGAAGAAATCATCAGAGTCTGATGAGTTCACCCTGCCAGAAACATCGACCATAGAAAAGCTCAACCAGGCTGCCACCAAGAAACTGGGCGATATCGTGCGGAAATACGATGCAAAGGATCCTCTTTGGCAGGGATATGATGCTGGAGAAGTGGCTGCCGCTCGTACTTATCTTTCGGAATCTTCACAAAAGGTTGTACGATGAAGACATTCAGTGAGGAAGTTAACCACACTCTTTAAGTTGGCCACCATTTGCGTATCGGTTGTCCAGGCCGTATCAGTGGTATAATCGGAGACTAGCAGGCGTGTTCTATCTGCCTTCGGATACAGATACCACCGCCAGAGGCTAAATACGTGATCCGCTTAAAAACAGGTTGATGGACGCCTTGTAGTCGGAAGGGTGGGATGAGCATACCCGACACGCGGAGGTGGTATCGTGGAGCCATTCAGAACTGCTGCAATAATGGATATGATGGATGATCTGTGGCAAATATGAAATAAATACATAATAATGCAAGACGACTGCCTCGAATGGGTGTGTAGAGACTTGGTGAATAACGGCCATGGTCGTACTAAATAGCAGTGCTAAGACACAAGCACACAGCATTGAATCATGTgaatacatacatgtaccgtACATATACTCTGTCTatatgtactccgtactattCGGGTGGGACGATACAGATCAAGATATCTGACCTACGCGACCTTGTACTGCTTGTCGCACAGCATTGTGCATCACACATTACGCAGACCAAGCAATCCCGTGTCGGCCTGCGAGTGGCTCGGGCTCGGCCGCGACACTGCCGCCTCATCTGATTTCGGGAGCTGGGAAACCTCATACGGAAGCTtgcatgtactgtacatgtatggtGCATATcggcaaaaagaaataagGAGAAAAGCGGACAGCGCACATGTCAAGGGGAATATATGTAGCCTCACCGATGCAGTACCGGAGGCTAAAGAAGCTCCATGCTACTGGGTTGCAGATGGTTTGCGGTAGTTGTGAATGAATGTCAGGTACCTAACTTACGTGTAAGTGGGTAATGGTAAGGTTCAAATCAGAACACAATGAATGAGGCTGTGGGCGGACCCTCAATAAGAATTTTCGGCGTCTTTCTTGATGCCACAAGTCCATCCATAATTTTCTAGGCTGCCTCTTGCTGCCTGTCAGGTTCATGCACCCGTGCAGCGCTGTCCAAGGCATGAGTCAATGGAGCCGGTTGGGCGCCAATGCAGGTTATTTCGGGCTCCGCAATGAAGAAATTCGAATCCCTGTGACTCCGGATTCAGGCCATGGCAGAAACCCACATCTGGAGAGAACAAGGGTTGCGCGGATGCAAAATGAATGGGGCAACGACATAGGCTACCAACTGTGGGTATGAGctgaggctgatgctgatgttgaAGTCGTCGTCGCTTGGAAGATGCCAACAGTCGTCAAGCTACTCTGTTTTGAGCTCTTGTTGCTAATGGTTCAGTGAAATGTATTAGAATGAATGACCGTTTATGTATAATTCGTGAGTTTCATGACGAGTGATACACTGGACCTTATGGAGAGGCCATGCGTAGGTAGTTTTCGTCTGCCGAGCTTGGATTTTTCTTGCTGATATACCGCAACTTCTCAGTACATCTACTGTACTATAGAACGAGAGGATGCGCGTCTGGGTCGTTGTGTTTAACTGTCATATATCGTATCGTAGACTCGATTCACCACCGCCAGGAACACGTATCATGTTACATTGCTCAAGGCTCAGCATCGGCCTCCAAGCGACTCAGGCGGAAGGATTTAATCGATAGGTAATATGCTCCAATACGGTGGTTGGTCGCCCATGCATATCGATATGGAAACACCCTCGTACCATATACAAGTCCAATGCAGCAGAGGGCCAATCAGCTCGATAAAGTTGGCCTTGGAGCTAGCTGACCGCACCGTCGGCTCTCTGTCTGCTATCACTTGCTGTAGTTATGGAGAAGCAGTACCGATACCTGCAGGTAAGTATCTGCAgcgagaagggaaaggcaGCTGAGAACTGAGAGTCTCCAGAAGGCCTGCATTCACCTGTCGGTGAGACTGTTCCTattgccgtcatcaccaaagcatgatgagagagagtATATCGTCAGCGGGGGCGGTCAACCTAATGAATGTACAAGTCATCGGCTGTCGCGGGTAACCTGACAAGCTGCGTGGCTGAACAAGTCTGTCCATGTCAAGCTCGTCCCTGtgcgacgagaagaagaagaaaagaaacaagtcaTACGCACGCAGGCAAGAGTCAGTCAGCCAGCTCATAGGCGCACAGCAGACCAGTTACACGACGCACCCTCACATATCACATCACACGCTGcaaaagaataaataaatcatagtaataataataatggGAAAATGGGCAGTTCTGCACCGCCCTGCTTTGGGCATTGGTCTTCTCTGAGACCCGACTGGCTTGGGGTTGATGATTCGCTGTGATTCTTTTGCGCTTCCCGATATGGGTGCCCGAGTCGAGTACAGCGAGGTACATTTTCCCCCAGCCCGCTATTACCGGGTGCTAGGTGCTGGGCAGGTACCTGGTGGTTTCCGAGTTGGGTAATTGAAACAACATGAATCCATCCATAGCCCTAGTGCCACCATTTGCAGGGAGTTTCTTCAAGACGAAATCTGTGGAGAGAAACGATATTAGAAGAGTTGGGTTGCGCGGGCTTTTGTTCAAATAACAACCAAATCCGCCATCTACTCAGCCAAgatcaagagaagagaaaaaccACTCAGCACGGAACGGCGGTCTCACCAACATTATGCCAGCCTTTCCTATTTGATCCGTGCAGTGAGCTTAGTACGGCATCCTCCTCTCTAGCTCTAGACTCAACTCACtttgtttcccccccttGTCCATATGCCGCAGTGAGTCTCTGCCATTGGCCACCAGGGGTTGAGCCTCGATCCGCcagaaacaacaaaacaaataaaaacaaaacaaaaaagtaTTTGATTGATTCTGAGCCGTCACTCGCTCGTCCGCAGTGTGCGTTGTTCATCTGCAAAAGTCTCTCCACTAATacagcgacagcgactcCCTGCTGTTAGAAGAATCGCGGCTGGCAGCGCCACACCTTGTTGCTGTACGTGGGAGTACTCTGATGCTACCCGGCCTTGCATCGACGCTGCCCAATCCAATGTCCAATTGATGGTTTCACCAAAAGTATCTTCCCCGTACACTCCACGTACTCGCATGGGTGGCACAGCCGCTTTGGCCTTGCGCATTAGCACCTGTCGATACCTGCACCTTGCCTGCACCTGCAcctgcaagcaagcaaaagcacACAATCACACACACTCTCGACTTGTCCTCACCTcaccttgtttttttttcagcttttttttttctccaacCAAGATCTCAGCATCCCCTCACCGCCGATCGCCCGCAGCCCCGTCGAGGCTGGCCGTTGTTTTGCCTGAGCTGTCATTTGCATCTGACGCACGCCTTGTGGTACCGCTCGACTCTTATTCTGTGTCCTACTTTGGCAGCTTCATAAGGCCTCGGAACCCCCTCCCGCAAGCCGAGCGTCTTGTCCGTCGTCTTTGTTTTCTCACTCTAGCGATTTGAGACACGAGGGAGCACTAAAATATCTTTGCCATCTTGTATCGCCCTGCTAGATTCGGCTTGTCCTCTGGCTGGTTGCCCAGCACATGTACACACTGGTCCGCTCTACCATCCCTCGCAAGCAAGAGTACTTTTCTGCTGTCGCATTAGCGACTGTTGCTAGTCATTCCGCGACCAGCCCTTGATTCGCTTGAGCTCTctcttcgctctcgctccTCTCACTTTCTAATttctccctttccctcttattcccttctcttccacTGCCTCCCGCTACGGACCTGCAGGTGCTCGCCAGAACTGCACTTTGCTGTCGACTCTGCCATTGTATTTCCGGGCTGCTGACTGACTGAATCGGCTTGGGCTCGTTGCCAATTTTTCCCCGTTGCCGCCCGCCCTAAAGGCAACCCAACCTTCGTCCCCCACCACCACTCCCCAGGTATTTTAGACACAAACGCTCGTCCCATCGTCGGGCGATCTTGTGCGGCCCGTGGTGAGTAGAAGAGGGCAAAACTGCCACAAGCTCGCCTGTTATGTGGTTAGTACAGTGCCTGATGTTTGCTTTGCCACGCTTGCGACCAACGTTACTGATTCTCGTCACCCGACAGTGCCTTTAGATACGGCCAACGACAACAGCCTCGGGCTGCCTCTTACGAGAGGACCGCTGGCTACGAGAGGCGCCGCAGCCCACCATCCTACGAGAGTGACGAAGACTCTCAGGAATACACGGACGAGGACGACTactacgacgacgacgttCAACCTTCTGATTCTGCCTCCACAAACCACGGCGGCAGGCCACAGCTACGCACCCGCCCCTCGGAACAAGCCGCCGCGAGGCGCCAACAACGCCCAGCGGCTAGACAAGACGCCTCCTACCATCAGCAGGTGCAGTCTTATGCACCCGCCGCACCGCCCAGCGTGGATCCGTCCGAAGAATACGGCCACTATGGCCACtatggccatggccagcatcagcagcacccAGCTGGTCGCAACGGCTACTACGGCCGTGGACATCCGTCTTACCCCCCTCAGCAGCAGAACCATGTAGGCCCGTACATGGGCTACAATGGCGGAAATCAAATGACGCCCTACGGCAACTACGGCGCCAATCCCTTCTCTAACAGCTCCAACGCTGGCAGCTATTATGGAGGGGACCAGAGGGACATGTATGGTATGATGCCCTATGGCGCTCCGCCTCCAAATCCCTACTATAACGGACCGCCTGGGGCCCACTACAACAACTTGCCACCTCATATGCAGCAATACCACTTGCCGCAGCCACCGCAGCCACCGCCAACTGAAGCTCCCGCCCCCGCTACTCCTCCGGCCCCGAAAGAACCCACTCCGGCTCCGCCCCCGCCGCCCGATCCTGAAAAAGAGCGCCTGCAAAGGGAGCTTGCTGAATTCAAGGCCGAACAAGAGAGGGCCAAGGAGGCAGCAAAGCAgcgggagctggaggagaaaaTCCGCAAAGATGCTGAGGATGCCCtggcgaggaagatggaggaaatGAGACTACAGcaggaggaggccaagaaaGAGATTGAGCGAGCCCGATTGGAAGCTGATCGCATAGCTCGCGAAAGAATCGAGGCCGAGAGGAAGGCAGAAGAGGATAGAAGGCGACAGCATGCCGAAGCTATGGCCCGGGCAGAGGAAACTGCGAGACTCAAATTTCAAGCAGAAATCAAGGCAGCCGAAGagcggagaaggagagaagacgaagaccGCGCTAGGGCCGAGGAGGCAGCTCGTCTCCGTCTAGAAGCTGCCATCAGGGCAGAGAGCGCTGCCAAGGCggctgctgagaagaaggccgccgaagaagcagctcgaaTTGAAGAGCAAACTCGCCTCCGGCTTGAAGCCGCCATgaaggccgaggccgaggccaaaGCGGCTGCGGCAAagagagctgctgaagaagctgcccgGATTGAGGAAGCAGCCAGAGCTCGTGTCGAGGCGGCTCTCAAGGCGGAGGCCGACGCCAAGGCCGCAGCGgcaaagaaggaggctgaagaggccgagaGAATCAGATTGATCCATGAAGAAGCCAAActcaaggccgaggctgaaCACCGGGCCCGGCTCgaagcagaaagagaggcGGCACaaaaagctgctgaagctgccgccgctgcaaaagccgaggctgaggaactgaagaagaggatccAAGATGAGACTAGGGCCACCATTGAAGAAGCGACTAGAAAAGCAGACGAGGCCGCCAAAAAGGCAGAGTTGGCTCCTATCAAGTTCAAAGACGCCGTCGGTCGGAAATTTAGCTTCCCCTTTCACTTGTGCAATACCTGGCAGGTACGTTACGGCTGCTGATATGACATCCCTTGTTGTTTGCTTGCTCACACTTGTTTGATACTTCTTTGGGCATGATCCGCTAACATCATTAACAATAGGGAATGGAGGAGTTGATAAAGCAGGCCTTCCTACAGGTGGATGTCCTAGGGCCACATGTCCAAGAGGGCCACTATGACCTGATCGGTCCTAATGGCGACATCATCCTTCCCTCTGTTTGGGAGAAGGTGGTTGAGCCGGATTGGGCCATTACCATGACCATGTGGCCGCTCGACAAGGCACCACCAGTAGGCCCAAAACTTCCCCCTGGGATGCCACCGATGCCAAATAAGGACCATCTGCCCCCGGGAATGCCCCCGCTCAACCGACCAAGACCCGGTGGCATTAAtattcctcctccccctcctgGTTGGCACGGAGGAGGACTGGGAGGAGGACTGGGAGGAGGAATACATgggccaggaggaggaggtattcctcctccgcctcggGGACCGCCAGTTGTGCCCCCCGGTATTAAGATTGTTAATGCTGCgccgcccaagaagaagagtggcGGCGGTAGCAGTAGCAAGCAAAACACCAGCATGCTGAACTTCCTTTCTGGAAAGCCTGTGAAAAAGAAGTAAGTTGCCGTCTGTTAAAAGGGGAATAATAATGTTACTAACGCCTGGCATAGGTCATCTAGCAGGAAATAATGTTGCTCTCATACGTTGTTACATGACTTTTCATTCAAAAGAAACGATTTAGTTACGTTTGCGCCCTATATCCGAGCGACttgatttgctttttctcctATTTTatcgttttcttttttgtctgtGTGTTTCGCCATCCGATTCCCATGTTTATGATCCTTTTGAGCGAAAGATTCCCCTCCTGTTTCGCTGTCCGTGGTAGTGGTCTAGGGCCCGCTGTTTCAATGGCGGTTCGTTATATTCACATCCGGTGGAGTTTATACTGGAGTATGCGACAAGGGCCTATATGAGAGCGACGAGTGCGTTGCGCTGTGTTCTAGACATGATGGGCCCTACCTTTGTCTTATACCCGGCGGGTCGACATGAGAGGCGAGGATGTATGGCGTATATGGAGGACGGCATTTGGATATTAGGGAGCAATTGGTGGGGGTTAGACAAGGTGGATGGCTACGTCTGATGAGGATATGATGTATTTGTGTGTTTTGTGAATTTTGTCTTTGTGCCGCAACGGAAAGCTGCTGAGCTACGCAAGCAGGGATGATTAGTTGTCGCAAGTCTAGGAGATCTATCTATCAATATAACCGTCTAACATCTActcttgtttctgtttcCCAGTGAACTCTTTTATCTACCCTCACTTTTATCTTTTATCATCATTCATGGATAGtcctctccagctctccaGCCAGATATATGCTACAGGCGCTGTTGAGCCCCCAGCTTGTAGTGCACCCGCTTCTCAAAGGCGTCAATCATGAGCGCAGCGATCTTGTCAGAGACAGCAGCGCTAACTGCGGCATAGAGCGGGTTGACGAATTCAAACTTGATGGTGAGCCGAACCTCGGTCGAAGGCGCCGCAGACTGGCGAGCGACTGGCGTCAAGTACCAGAGGGTCTCGAGAGTCTTGAATACGGAAGAGGCATCTTGCGCAAGGCCACCTCCAGCAGAGCCGCCGCTGCGCGCCTCGACTGAGACGCCGGGAACACAGAGCAAGCGGCTTGTGAAGACCTCGTCGAAGCCCCCCCAGCCCACGTGCAAGTCGGCGATTGCGGGCCAGCGGCGGCCGGAATCGTCTGGCGAGGACCACTTTGTGACTTGCGAGTGCGAGCAGTAGGGGACAAAGGCGGAGTAGGAGTCGACGTCTGCGATTAGCTCGTAGAGAGGCTCGTGGCGGTAGGGGAGAGTTCGGGTGGCGACGAGGCTTTGGGGGGATGTTCCGGggagggagatgaaggcgcggcgagagggagatgggAATTGAGAGTTGGAAGAAATCCTTGAGGGGCGAAGGAGAGGGATAGATGGCCTAGGGAGAAGAAGTCGTTGAGATGCTGTTCGGGCGGCCATGACTTGTGTGCGGTTCGTGGTGCGATTGCGATTGCGACTGAGACTGAAAGTGGTTTGCGCCTTTTGAGGAATGGTTTGTAGAAACGGTTAGAATTATGATTAAATAGAGGCTAATTCCATGGCGATTGATA
Above is a genomic segment from Trichoderma breve strain T069 chromosome 6, whole genome shotgun sequence containing:
- a CDS encoding polyketide cyclase / dehydrase and lipid transport domain-containing protein is translated as MAARTASQRLLLPRPSIPLLRPSRISSNSQFPSPSRRAFISLPGTSPQSLVATRTLPYRHEPLYELIADVDSYSAFVPYCSHSQVTKWSSPDDSGRRWPAIADLHVGWGGFDEVFTSRLLCVPGVSVEARSGGSAGGGLAQDASSVFKTLETLWYLTPVARQSAAPSTEVRLTIKFEFVNPLYAAVSAAVSDKIAALMIDAFEKRVHYKLGAQQRL
- a CDS encoding methyltransferase domain-containing protein produces the protein MIDPEAGSAAATATASGLEDMATLKAAAEAVEAAEAQTDKPSHRSHDPAKNLKRSDPFQFGSRYLEAGDDVFEFNAWDHVETDDAYKLYAEGQLEKQRQSPVSDFDKTRFNTNPAMWWNKFYKNNTANFFKDRKWLQQEFPILADVTKEDAGPQLILEIGAGAGNTAFPVLANNKNPLLKIHACDFSKQAVEVMRKSESYDPKHIQADVWDVAGETLPPDLEEGTVDLAIMIFVFSALSPREWAQAGRYLEENFYIRGDGTRVYFFDQDELAGIWSGPDAGENSEEPGVPRFTIEKLGVDRRLLVNRAEKIKMYRCWLQGRFRKK
- a CDS encoding tetratricopeptide repeat domain-containing protein: MPSLLLRPHATLSHAEALQVAQQAPEFLRKNPASYSASPFFSLFSPPESSNTWTIYENLLLACLRTGDNTTAHQCLERLVVRFGASDERVTALQGLVKEAEATNDSELEKVLKEYEEILAKDNTNVPISKRRIALLRAMGKTSESIEALVQFLDFSSTDAEAWMELADLYLSQGLYAQAIYAQEEALIIAPNAWNLHARLGEVLLMAAESGNEGNPQNYLAESLKRFCRSIELSDDYLRGYYGLKRVTDKLLDANSKGKKSSESDEFTLPETSTIEKLNQAATKKLGDIVRKYDAKDPLWQGYDAGEVAAARTYLSESSQKVVR